Proteins co-encoded in one Pelobates fuscus isolate aPelFus1 chromosome 5, aPelFus1.pri, whole genome shotgun sequence genomic window:
- the C2CD4C gene encoding C2 calcium-dependent domain-containing protein 4C, whose protein sequence is MWLFERIRGTVDHNSGRQSGESGDKQSKSGPFSNVLTPDKIPDFFIPPKLIPTEVGGAEGVSAGEGVPSKSNIGTSASEQNLSGQRPQRSPRLPTKAASESRNLLRAANRHIIQIESADEWASEDDLGTNADPQSQTAMSLPYVPKAQTSYGFVTLMESPHTRRKESLFHSDQGSLSPCPSQSSSPSSQRRSGTDGGGGSQLNPSDFGMSLMNPYRYFSGGESDTCSSAESSPFSSPLLSRSVSLLKIFTPDTQSKFMKLKHSVARNSSLSTDDCSSADTSPRMPKRRLRGARGPGAGQRGTSGVDIQQKEHTVTLSKGGSMRLMAEYNPSNARLRVRLIAAEHLFDKLCDLKGVNCCVVLYLNPGKVHRQRSTIIKNSRNPVFNEDFFFDDLVAGSAKKMSLKLKVLNKGSSLKRDTLLGEKEIPLTALLPFL, encoded by the coding sequence ATGTGGCTTTTTGAGAGAATCCGTGGTACTGTGGACCATAACAGTGGACGTCAGTCTGGAGAATCAGGGGACAAGCAGTCCAAGAGTGGACCTTTTAGCAATGTTCTTACGCCGGACAAGATTCCAGATTTCTTCATACCCCCAAAACTAATTCCAACTGAGGTAGGGGGAGCTGAGGGTGTCTCTGCAGGAGAAGGGGTTCCATCTAAGTCCAACATTGGCACTTCTGCTTCAGAGCAAAACCTTTCTGGTCAACGTCCACAACGCAGTCCACGCTTGCCAACCAAGGCTGCCTCTGAGAGTCGGAACCTTTTGAGAGCTGCCAACCGCCACATAATCCAAATTGAAAGTGCTGATGAGTGGGCATCAGAGGACGATCTAGGAACAAATGCAGATCCTCAATCTCAGACTGCCATGTCTCTTCCATATGTCCCAAAAGCACAGACATCATATGGCTTTGTCACACTGATGGAGAGCCCACACACTCGACGCAAGGAATCACTCTTCCATAGTGACCAgggatctctctccccttgcccTTCACAGTCTAGTTCTCCAAGTTCTCAGAGGCGTAGTGGAACAGATGGTGGTGGAGGATCCCAGTTGAACCCCTCAGATTTTGGAATGTCATTGATGAACCCCTACCGCTACTTTAGTGGTGGGGAGAGCGATACCTGCTCCTCTGCTGAATCCTCGCCCTTCAGTTCTCCGTTACTGTCCCGCTCGGTCTCACTGCTTAAGATTTTTACACCAGACACACAGTCGAAATTTATGAAGCTAAAACACTCTGTGGCTAGGAACAGCTCACTTTCCACAGATGATTGCAGCTCTGCAGACACCAGCCCCAGAATGCCAAAGAGGAGGCTACGTGGTGCCAGGGGACCTGGTGCAGGACAAAGAGGTACATCTGGTGTGGACATTCAACAGAAAGAGCACACTGTGACACTTAGCAAAGGTGGTAGCATGAGACTGATGGCAGAATATAACCCTTCAAATGCAAGGCTTAGGGTACGGTTGATTGCAGCAGAACACTTATTTGACAAGCTCTGCGATCTCAAGGGCGTGAACTGCTGTGTAGTGTTATATCTAAACCCAGGGAAGGTTCACCGTCAAAGAAGTACCATTATAAAGAACAGTAGGAACCCAGTGTTCAATGAAGACTTCTTCTTTGATGATTTGGTGGCAGGAAGTGCCAAGAAGATGTCCCTGAAACTAAAGGTGCTCAACAAGGGTAGTAGCTTGAAAAGGGACACACTACTTGGGGAGAAAGAGATTCCACTGACTGCTCTGCTTCCCTTCCTATGA